One stretch of Alcaligenes aquatilis DNA includes these proteins:
- the thpD gene encoding ectoine hydroxylase, with product MTVTMSDLYTSRTERTAAIVSRQEPVVYPDPVGSQPLNKSQLREYEDNGFLLLPDLFNAQEVQALLGNVEAMSADPGILSREEAVVEKGSQAVRSIFRVHELSELIARLVRDPRVLDVARQILGSEVYVHQSRANLKPGFTGKEFYWHSDFETWHIEDGMPQMRALSCSVLLTDNNVCNGPLMLVPGSHRQFISCTGQTPDNHYKESLRKQEYGVPDPISLRLLVDQGGIEAITAKAGSVIFFDCNTLHGSASNISPWPRANVFTVYNSMENCVGDPKQGLTPRPAHVATRGQFPVLTPLSGPLLES from the coding sequence ATGACAGTGACCATGAGCGATCTGTACACATCCCGTACAGAACGAACGGCGGCCATCGTCAGCCGCCAGGAGCCGGTGGTGTATCCGGACCCGGTAGGTAGCCAGCCTTTGAACAAGTCCCAACTGCGGGAGTATGAGGACAACGGCTTTTTGCTGCTGCCCGATTTGTTCAATGCGCAGGAAGTGCAAGCCTTGCTGGGCAATGTGGAGGCGATGAGTGCGGATCCCGGCATCTTGTCCCGTGAAGAGGCCGTGGTGGAAAAAGGCAGTCAGGCCGTGCGCTCGATCTTCCGGGTGCATGAACTTAGCGAGTTGATTGCCCGCCTGGTGCGGGATCCACGTGTGCTGGATGTGGCTCGCCAGATTCTGGGCTCGGAGGTGTATGTGCATCAGTCCCGTGCCAACCTGAAACCGGGCTTTACCGGCAAGGAGTTTTACTGGCACTCGGACTTCGAGACCTGGCATATCGAAGATGGCATGCCGCAGATGCGCGCATTAAGTTGCTCGGTGCTGCTGACGGACAATAATGTGTGCAATGGCCCCTTGATGCTGGTGCCGGGCTCGCACCGCCAGTTCATCTCGTGCACGGGGCAGACACCGGACAACCATTACAAGGAATCCTTGCGCAAGCAGGAGTATGGCGTGCCCGATCCGATCAGCCTGCGTTTGCTGGTGGATCAAGGCGGCATTGAGGCCATTACGGCTAAGGCCGGTTCGGTGATCTTTTTTGACTGCAATACCTTGCATGGCTCGGCCAGCAATATCTCGCCTTGGCCACGAGCCAATGTGTTTACGGTCTATAACAGCATGGAGAACTGCGTGGGCGATCCCAAGCAGGGGCTGACACCCCGTCCTGCTCATGTGGCGACTCGCGGACAGTTCCCTGTCCTGACGCCATTGAGTGGGCCGTTGCTGGAGTCCTAA
- a CDS encoding ectoine synthase, translating into MLVKNVQDVIGTRDEVRTDTWVSRRVLLKKDGMGFSFHETVIFPGTETHIHYQNHLEAVWCIEGDGEIETVADGKKYELGPGVVYALDQHDEHYLRGGKEPLRVICVFNPPLTGQEVHDEKGVYPAIVED; encoded by the coding sequence AGGATGTGATTGGAACCCGCGACGAGGTGCGTACAGATACCTGGGTCAGCCGCCGTGTTTTGCTCAAGAAAGACGGCATGGGTTTTTCCTTTCATGAAACCGTTATTTTTCCTGGCACCGAGACGCACATCCACTACCAGAATCACCTGGAAGCGGTATGGTGCATCGAGGGCGATGGTGAAATCGAAACCGTTGCCGACGGCAAGAAATACGAGTTGGGCCCAGGCGTGGTCTACGCTTTGGACCAGCACGACGAACACTATCTGCGTGGTGGTAAAGAGCCGCTGCGAGTGATCTGCGTATTCAATCCGCCCTTGACCGGCCAGGAAGTTCACGATGAGAAAGGGGTTTACCCAGCCATCGTGGAAGACTGA